The region TCCTCTTTCCGTAGTCCCTCATGGTGAGGCGTGTCTCCAATTTCTCCGTAATGAAGAAAAATACTCTGATTCTGAAAAATTTCCAAGACCAGGCATCATACTAATGGATATACGAATGCCCATAATGGATGGTGTTGAATGCCTCGGTATTCTCAAAAAAGATCCACAACTTAAGTCAATTCCAGTGATTATGCTTACAACCTCAAAAGAAGAAAGTGACCGCATCAGAAGCTATCAACTCGGCTGCAATACTTTTATCCAAAAACCCGTGGATTTTGAAAATTTCTCAAACGCCATTCGTGAGATTCAGATATACTGGACAATGTCTGAATTA is a window of Candidatus Cloacimonadota bacterium DNA encoding:
- a CDS encoding response regulator; translation: MSNILKDFPVLLVEDNKHDVIFVKRAWKLHKITNPLSVVPHGEACLQFLRNEEKYSDSEKFPRPGIILMDIRMPIMDGVECLGILKKDPQLKSIPVIMLTTSKEESDRIRSYQLGCNTFIQKPVDFENFSNAIREIQIYWTMSELP